GTAGGGTATCAAAATGGCATTGTATCTGTCTTCCTTTAATCCCCTTCCCCcacaatttaataaagaaaaacaaaaacccaatgtTCATGCTTAAAAGACAGCCATGATATTTAATGTGGTGCTGGGCCACTGGGCCACATGGTCCAACAGACCTAAATTTATTCCGACcctgaattttgttaaatgtcCAATAATAAATGAACTGGAGTAAGAATTTCTCTACTTGAAGAAAAAAGGTCCTCCAGGGTAGTTATTTTAGAACAAGGCTCTTCTATTTATATAAGAATCAAGGCTTATTAATAACCcagcatatttaaataaattgatgaaaaatactttttaaaatataacactgTTAAACATAAATCAGTTTTCACTTCTTAAATTAGTTGTAATAAGCAATCCTACAGGCTAGTTATTTGAAAATCAATGGCCAAACTGAAATCTGAACAAAGCCAAACTTGTTTAAACCAAATGCTATTCGTTAAACGTTGTACATTCTGTTTACTACCCACTGACTCAGTATTTTACTATATAGGGTAACACCTATTATAAAACAatgtgagaaataagaaaaaaaaatgttgggggtgtgaaatctaaaaaaaatttcaGGATGGACTGCATAATCCAAAAATCACCTGTTCTAGTTGCTACACTCCTCGAACACATTCTATACTTCAAAATGACACagggactaaaaaaaaaaaaaaatccaacacatTAACATACTTAAGCATCTAGACGTATAACAGTTCAGCAAACAAAGAGTTTTAACTCAAGCCTTTGAACACATCACTTAGAAACATTAAGATTTTGAACCCAATTACTCAAACATCATTGACTAGCCCATAATGCAGTTTGTGTTAACCTGCTGTACAAATTAACCACATAATAGTAGTCAGATACTAATCTTACTCCAACAGAAGTAGTGATAAAATCAAAGCAATACTCCTTTTTGTAAGATAATCAGGATAACAGCACTGGGATAAAGTGAAGAGAATTTGGTTTCAGATTCTTGTTCAATAAGCCTGTTCCTCATTTTTAGATAATGAGGATAAAGGTATTACAACCAAATATGGGAAGCTGCTTTCTCTTTATTTAAGCATTAGGAAGGAAATTAACTTTGGTCAcatattacctttaaaaaaaaaaaaaagttccatttTACATATTCCTAAATAGATAGGACCAAATGATCAGAGAaaaattttcttctgtaaaaattggccaattttatattaaaagaaaaatctaacatACAATATCATTCAAATTATATAAAGACTACTTGGGATCATAACATTCCAAATATATGACAACTGCAACCCCAGCCTAACAGGTGTGAAAAGTATTTGCTCTCATGTTGCTTTGGTCCAAAAGAGTAGAGCTGAATCAGTAAGAGTAAACTAAGTTCCAAATATTTTGCCAGCATTAATTTAGATTGTTATTGGCAGCAGAAATATCCATGATGAATAGTTCTACTATGAGAAAgtataataaaagaatatttccCATGAACACATCACAGTACCagataaaaatttacaaaagaaaaacatgaagaaacaaaaaaagataaacagcTACCACACAAAAAAATACTGTTTCCCCCATAACTGTATCTGAAGGGGTAAAAAGGTGATATTAGAGATTGTTGATGATGCTAACATGAAAAGAAGTTGagtattgtatttatttcttattttatacaaCTCTTACTCTTTACAAAAATGGTTATAATCACGCCCATAAAAGTGTAACCCATGGCATCTGAAAGCAAACACtctttgtaattatttaaaagggcctttttaaaaattataatacaaagGTCTGTGCTCTATAAGCAGTCCTCCACTGTGCATTATAACAATAAGGCTTACTTTTAATACAAAGACTAAGTGTTTGGGAGTTATGAGCCACTAGATTTAACAAACATCATCTTATAGTtgctttttgcatcttttttgtttttggactCCTCCACTTCATCAGGGTGCTCAGCAGCTTGGAGCTCTTCAGTAGATTcttccttctctgactctgaaTCACTTTCAGAGTCATCTGGACTTTCAGGATCAGGTGAATCATCATCATCGTCATCTCCAGCCACATCACCTTCTCCATCATGATCATCTACCTCACTGAAGCCAAGTCCACAGTGTCGTCGATATCTTCCTGATAATTTACTGTCCATACTTTGTTGATATTGAGACTCCAGTTCTTCATTAATTTTCTTGTCTTCTTCCCCTGTGCGGAAGTGAGATGTGGATTTGTGATCTCCTATAACAAGACGACCAGtatgttctttctttcctgctcCCATAAGTCTCAAgaacttctgttttctttcttcattaccTAAGTCTGCTGCCTCCCAATTGCTAGATCCAAGATCGTCGTCTGGGGAGGCTGAACGCTTCACCCCGTGCGGATGGGACTCCCTGGCAGCACTCATCGTTGCGGACACCACAACGGGAAAGGTCGAACCCACTCGCCCGTTCTCCTCAGCCGCGACGCCAGCAGCCTGCAGTCTGCCACCGGCCCAAGCAGCAGCGCCACTCCACAAGGCAGAGTCCCTTCCCCACAAGGCAGAGTcccttcctattttattttttattattatttgtacacccatggcggattcaggTTGATGtgtggaaaaaccaatacaatattgtaaagtaaaaaataataataataatgttgtctttttaaatttaagaagattaaaACTCATTCTTTGCAGTCACAATAAAATAATCCCATTAATaaagtattaatataaatattttaatattcatgttAAATTTTACTAATTTACTGAgaacattttttataatttatttatcccAACCAAGGATTCTATTCAGAACCACATTTCATCATGTCAATATGTCCCTTGAATCACTTAATTtagataaatatatttctttgttattGAATTCTTGAAGATATTTGAGCTGGTAGAATTCACCATGTTCTGGAACTTATTAAATGTATATTCATGGTGTCACTTACCttttctcctctcactttcattacCTACTAAAAAAATGTATCTACCAGCTGGCTTAAATCCAAGAAAATATCTTTGGCACCAATGCACCATATATGCTATTATATCAATATTGCTACATATAAGGgaacaattaatatttttttcccattatgtgTCCTGATAAATTCATTTTAACAGTGTAATTT
The nucleotide sequence above comes from Budorcas taxicolor isolate Tak-1 chromosome 20, Takin1.1, whole genome shotgun sequence. Encoded proteins:
- the LOC128065999 gene encoding small acidic protein; amino-acid sequence: MSAARESHPHGVKRSASPDDDLGSSNWEAADLGNEERKQKFLRLMGAGKKEHTGRLVIGDHKSTSHFRTGEEDKKINEELESQYQQSMDSKLSGRYRRHCGLGFSEVDDHDGEGDVAGDDDDDDSPDPESPDDSESDSESEKEESTEELQAAEHPDEVEESKNKKDAKSNYKMMFVKSSGS